The following are encoded in a window of Ruminiclostridium herbifermentans genomic DNA:
- a CDS encoding DNA-3-methyladenine glycosylase → MNSQNILSREFYNRDALLVAKELLGKVLVHELFGQKISAKIVETEAYMGIIDKAAHSYGGRRTQRVEVMYGGPGFSYVYFIYGMHYCFNVVTREEGTPQAVLIRAVEPIEGLEIIAKNRFGKEYSQLSKSNLRNLTNGPGKLCQALAIDRSLNGEDLCGKKLYVQEGESDKISIVSAKRVGIDYAEEAKDYPWRFYIKDNIYVSVK, encoded by the coding sequence TTGAACTCACAAAATATATTAAGCAGAGAATTCTACAATAGAGATGCGTTATTAGTGGCAAAGGAGCTCTTGGGTAAAGTGCTGGTGCATGAATTATTTGGGCAAAAGATTTCTGCAAAAATTGTAGAAACAGAAGCCTATATGGGTATTATTGATAAAGCGGCTCATTCATATGGTGGAAGAAGGACGCAGAGGGTAGAAGTTATGTATGGAGGCCCCGGTTTTTCATATGTGTATTTTATTTATGGAATGCATTATTGCTTTAATGTAGTAACTAGAGAGGAAGGAACCCCTCAAGCTGTTTTAATAAGAGCTGTTGAACCCATAGAAGGGCTAGAAATAATAGCGAAAAATAGATTTGGAAAAGAGTATTCCCAATTAAGCAAAAGTAATTTAAGGAATTTGACAAATGGACCAGGAAAATTGTGCCAAGCATTAGCAATAGATAGAAGCTTAAATGGAGAGGATTTATGCGGTAAGAAACTGTACGTGCAAGAAGGAGAAAGTGACAAAATTAGTATAGTATCTGCTAAACGGGTTGGTATTGATTATGCAGAAGAGGCTAAAGATTATCCTTGGAGATTTTATATAAAAGATAATATATATGTTTCAGTTAAATAG
- a CDS encoding translation factor GTPase family protein has product MEKLVIGILAHVDAGKTTLSESLLYLNGKIGKLGRVDNKDAYLDTFELEKARGITIFSKQALFEIGNIQITLLDTPGHVDFSAEMERTLQVLDYAILVISGADGVQSHTKTLWSLLKKYQIPVFIFVNKMDQSGTDKEKLIKELKKQLDEGCIEFEQAEAEDYYEQLAMCDETLMEAYLNIGFLETELIKKAIKNRKVYPCFFGSALRLQGVEEFMHGIELYTVIPEYPHEFGAKVFKITRDNQGSRLTYMKITGGSLKVKDVLTNGTWEEKVNQIRVYSGHKYEAVSEIGAGSICAVTGLTQTMPGEGLGIEEASSAPELEPVLFYRIILPEGCDPRVMIPKLRQIEEEEPELHIVWDEQLQEIQVQIMGEVQLEILQSQIQSRFGVSVTFDQGRVVYKETILNTVEGVGHFEPLRHYAEVHLLLEPGEPGSGLIFGTDCSEDLLSKNWQRLILTHLREKTHRGVLTGSAITDMKITLVSGRAHNKHTEGGDFREATYRAVRQGLKQAESRLLEPYYSFQLELPEKMVGRAMADIEKMHGTCEITQSDGNTAVLEGSAPVTTMKNYQMEVVAYTKGLGRLFCSLKGYGQCHNEAEVIELIGYDSERDIGNPTSSVFCSNGAGFIVDWDKVKDYMHVESYFSKKEDTEETTKKIASYVEEQWISPDEIGQIFNKTFYANQGKRSTWKRRKVSSRSYDEPSRVTYVAKQKEFEEEYLLVDGYNIIYAWDELKELADKDMDIARIKLLDILSNYQGIRKCEIIVVFDAYRVSGHQEEVMDYHNIHMVFTKEAQTADQYIEKFTYDNKKKYKITVATSDGLQQIIIRGAGGALLSARELKADVEMANMKMMQQHQEMQEVNRKFLRNTLSQEAKQQMKKMFEEAEE; this is encoded by the coding sequence ATGGAAAAATTAGTTATTGGAATATTAGCACATGTAGATGCAGGAAAAACAACATTATCAGAGAGTTTGCTTTATCTAAACGGTAAAATAGGAAAATTGGGCAGAGTGGACAACAAGGATGCTTATTTAGATACCTTTGAATTGGAAAAGGCAAGAGGAATCACTATTTTCTCCAAGCAGGCTCTTTTTGAAATAGGGAATATACAGATTACCTTACTGGATACTCCAGGACATGTAGACTTTTCAGCAGAAATGGAAAGAACACTTCAGGTTCTTGATTATGCTATTTTAGTAATAAGCGGTGCAGACGGAGTTCAGAGCCATACAAAGACATTGTGGAGTCTGCTTAAAAAGTATCAGATTCCTGTTTTTATATTTGTAAATAAAATGGATCAAAGTGGGACAGATAAGGAAAAGTTAATAAAAGAACTAAAAAAGCAGCTTGACGAAGGTTGTATTGAATTTGAACAAGCTGAGGCTGAAGATTATTATGAACAATTGGCAATGTGTGATGAAACCCTTATGGAGGCATATTTAAATATAGGGTTTCTAGAAACAGAGTTAATTAAAAAAGCTATCAAGAATCGAAAAGTATATCCGTGTTTTTTTGGTTCTGCTTTAAGGCTGCAAGGAGTAGAAGAATTTATGCATGGTATAGAATTGTATACCGTGATTCCTGAATATCCCCATGAATTTGGTGCTAAGGTATTTAAAATAACAAGGGATAATCAAGGCAGCCGTCTGACGTATATGAAGATTACTGGTGGAAGTCTAAAGGTTAAGGATGTCTTAACCAATGGAACTTGGGAAGAAAAAGTAAATCAAATTCGTGTCTATTCAGGACATAAATACGAGGCGGTTAGTGAAATTGGGGCAGGCTCTATATGCGCCGTAACAGGACTTACCCAAACAATGCCGGGAGAAGGACTAGGGATAGAGGAGGCTTCATCTGCACCAGAATTAGAACCTGTTTTATTTTATCGAATTATACTTCCAGAAGGCTGTGACCCAAGAGTAATGATTCCTAAACTGCGTCAAATTGAAGAGGAAGAACCAGAACTTCATATTGTATGGGATGAGCAGCTGCAGGAAATCCAAGTGCAGATAATGGGAGAAGTACAGCTTGAAATTCTCCAGAGCCAGATACAAAGTCGATTTGGTGTTTCTGTGACATTTGATCAAGGAAGGGTTGTTTATAAAGAGACCATACTAAATACAGTTGAAGGAGTAGGGCATTTTGAACCTTTGAGGCATTATGCAGAGGTTCACCTGTTGTTAGAACCGGGTGAGCCAGGAAGTGGGCTGATTTTTGGGACAGATTGCAGCGAGGATTTGCTTAGTAAAAACTGGCAGAGGCTTATTTTAACTCATTTGAGAGAAAAGACTCATAGAGGAGTTTTAACAGGCTCAGCCATTACAGACATGAAAATTACTTTAGTATCGGGCAGAGCGCATAATAAGCATACTGAAGGCGGTGACTTCAGAGAGGCTACCTACCGTGCAGTACGACAGGGTCTTAAGCAGGCAGAGTCAAGATTACTTGAGCCATATTATTCATTTCAGTTGGAATTACCTGAGAAAATGGTTGGAAGAGCAATGGCAGATATTGAGAAGATGCATGGAACATGTGAAATAACACAGTCAGATGGGAATACGGCTGTTCTTGAGGGAAGTGCTCCCGTTACTACCATGAAAAATTACCAGATGGAGGTAGTTGCTTATACAAAAGGCCTTGGCAGGCTATTTTGCAGCCTTAAAGGATACGGACAATGCCATAATGAAGCAGAAGTCATTGAACTTATTGGATATGATTCAGAAAGAGATATCGGTAATCCCACCAGTTCTGTATTTTGTTCAAACGGCGCAGGATTTATAGTGGATTGGGATAAAGTTAAAGATTATATGCATGTTGAAAGCTATTTTAGTAAAAAAGAAGATACGGAAGAAACAACTAAAAAAATAGCTTCATACGTAGAAGAACAGTGGATTAGTCCAGATGAAATTGGGCAAATTTTTAATAAAACATTTTATGCAAACCAAGGAAAGCGATCTACTTGGAAAAGACGCAAAGTATCCAGCAGAAGTTATGATGAACCTTCGAGAGTTACTTACGTTGCAAAACAAAAAGAATTTGAAGAAGAGTATCTCCTTGTGGATGGATATAATATTATCTATGCATGGGACGAACTAAAGGAACTTGCTGATAAAGATATGGATATTGCCAGAATTAAGCTGCTTGATATTCTAAGTAATTATCAGGGAATTCGGAAATGTGAGATTATAGTTGTATTTGATGCTTATCGTGTTTCGGGTCATCAAGAAGAAGTAATGGATTATCATAATATCCATATGGTATTTACTAAGGAGGCGCAAACAGCAGACCAGTACATCGAGAAATTTACCTATGACAATAAGAAAAAATATAAAATAACAGTTGCCACCTCTGATGGATTACAGCAGATTATTATTAGGGGAGCTGGAGGGGCTTTACTGTCTGCCAGAGAACTAAAAGCTGATGTAGAAATGGCTAATATGAAAATGATGCAGCAGCATCAGGAGATGCAGGAAGTAAATCGCAAATTTTTAAGAAATACCTTGTCTCAAGAAGCAAAACAGCAGATGAAAAAAATGTTTGAGGAAGCAGAAGAATAG
- a CDS encoding cysteine hydrolase family protein produces MKRALLVIDVQNEYFFGKLPIQYPPNSFDNILKAVDTANQHNIPVILIQHSSPQENASIFRKGSKEWEIPEGLLSKNHSHIIEKNLPSSFKNTNLEKVLRDMEVDTVTIVGYMTQMCCDTTAREAMHMGYSVEFLSDATGTIPISNSTGTISAENLHKTILIIQASRFSKVLTLDEWITSFEI; encoded by the coding sequence ATGAAACGAGCATTACTAGTAATTGATGTACAAAATGAATACTTCTTTGGGAAATTACCCATACAATATCCTCCTAATAGCTTTGATAATATTTTAAAGGCTGTAGATACAGCCAATCAGCATAATATTCCAGTTATACTTATTCAGCACTCATCTCCTCAAGAGAATGCATCAATATTTAGAAAGGGCAGCAAAGAGTGGGAAATTCCTGAAGGATTGTTGAGTAAAAATCATAGCCACATTATTGAAAAAAATCTTCCTAGTAGTTTTAAGAATACTAATCTAGAAAAAGTATTAAGAGATATGGAAGTTGATACTGTAACTATAGTAGGCTACATGACACAGATGTGCTGTGATACCACTGCTAGAGAAGCAATGCATATGGGATATTCCGTAGAATTTTTATCGGATGCTACAGGTACAATACCCATATCAAATAGTACAGGTACTATTTCTGCCGAAAATCTTCATAAAACAATATTAATAATACAAGCTTCAAGATTTAGTAAAGTTCTTACTTTAGATGAATGGATAACAAGCTTTGAAATATAA
- a CDS encoding pyridoxamine 5'-phosphate oxidase family protein codes for MNRFEEGLKIIEERCGNGKDKVIALSTIAMEPNEEGKPRPYVREVDAFYEDGVFYVTTWAKSTKMQQIAQNQEVAFALCNGWFSGNGIAENLGWVLAPQNAQLRTKLREAFSEWYDFANNEKDENCIILAIRIIRATVIKDHGAVRYNMDFVNKVETDEGRIK; via the coding sequence ATGAATAGGTTTGAAGAAGGGTTAAAAATAATAGAGGAAAGATGTGGTAATGGAAAGGATAAGGTTATAGCTCTCTCCACTATTGCAATGGAACCAAATGAAGAGGGGAAACCCCGTCCTTATGTACGTGAAGTGGATGCATTTTATGAAGATGGAGTGTTTTATGTTACTACTTGGGCAAAATCAACTAAAATGCAGCAGATAGCTCAAAACCAAGAAGTGGCATTTGCACTATGCAATGGATGGTTTTCTGGAAACGGAATCGCTGAAAATCTCGGATGGGTTCTAGCCCCCCAAAATGCACAGTTAAGGACTAAACTTCGTGAAGCATTTTCTGAATGGTACGATTTCGCAAATAATGAAAAGGATGAAAACTGTATTATTTTAGCAATTCGTATTATAAGAGCTACAGTAATTAAAGATCACGGTGCAGTTCGTTACAATATGGACTTTGTAAATAAAGTTGAGACTGACGAAGGTAGGATTAAATAG
- a CDS encoding RtcB family protein, whose translation MMIIKGKYNTAKVFTDNVEEKAAQQILELCNEEFTKDSKIRIMPDTHAGAGCTIGTTMTIKDKVVPNLVGVDIGCGMFVSMIGKENVDFSKLDNVIRSFVPSGFDVRETPHEYNEFVDIYNLKCKEHVDLKRATLSIGTLGGGNHFIEINKDELDNIYLVVHSGSRHLGKQIAEYYQNRAAKEITRVSNETIIAELKSKGKTREIQTELENKKTKINKALAYLEGQSFDDYIHDMRIAQKFAQYNRKAIAEVIIKKMGFNVVDSFTTIHNYIETDEMILRKGAISAKKGEVVIIPINMRDGSIIATGKGNDDWNYSAPHGAGRLMSRKQAKIKLSMEEFKKSMEGIYTTSLSLDTLDEAPFAYKPIEEILANIHQTVEVNRIIKPVYNFKASED comes from the coding sequence ATCATGATAATTAAGGGAAAATATAACACAGCTAAGGTGTTTACTGATAATGTGGAAGAAAAGGCGGCACAGCAGATACTCGAGCTTTGCAACGAGGAATTTACTAAAGATAGCAAAATAAGAATTATGCCTGATACACATGCAGGTGCAGGATGTACTATTGGAACTACAATGACAATAAAAGATAAGGTTGTTCCTAATTTGGTTGGCGTTGATATTGGCTGTGGTATGTTTGTAAGCATGATTGGCAAGGAAAATGTTGATTTCAGTAAACTTGACAATGTTATAAGAAGTTTTGTTCCTAGTGGATTTGATGTCCGCGAAACACCACATGAATATAATGAATTTGTAGATATTTATAACTTAAAATGTAAGGAACATGTTGATCTGAAAAGAGCAACGTTAAGTATTGGAACGCTTGGAGGCGGGAACCATTTTATAGAAATAAATAAGGATGAGCTTGATAATATTTACCTGGTAGTTCACTCTGGAAGTAGGCATTTAGGTAAGCAAATCGCAGAATATTATCAGAACAGAGCAGCGAAAGAGATTACAAGAGTAAGTAATGAAACTATTATTGCTGAATTAAAGTCAAAAGGAAAAACACGAGAGATACAGACAGAGCTTGAAAATAAAAAAACAAAAATAAACAAAGCATTGGCTTATCTTGAAGGACAAAGCTTTGATGATTACATTCATGATATGCGTATTGCTCAAAAATTTGCTCAATATAATAGAAAGGCTATAGCAGAGGTCATTATCAAGAAAATGGGTTTTAATGTGGTTGATAGTTTTACAACAATACATAACTATATTGAAACTGATGAGATGATTTTGAGAAAAGGTGCAATTTCTGCAAAGAAGGGTGAAGTTGTAATTATTCCTATAAATATGAGAGATGGAAGTATTATTGCTACGGGCAAAGGAAACGATGACTGGAACTATTCTGCACCTCATGGGGCTGGCAGATTAATGAGCAGAAAACAGGCCAAAATTAAACTGTCAATGGAAGAATTTAAAAAGTCAATGGAGGGAATTTATACAACCTCGCTATCTTTGGACACACTAGATGAGGCTCCGTTTGCTTATAAACCTATAGAAGAAATACTTGCAAATATTCATCAAACAGTTGAAGTAAATAGGATAATAAAACCTGTATATAACTTTAAGGCTTCGGAGGATTAA
- a CDS encoding hemerythrin domain-containing protein has protein sequence MDLTNLKRQHNEIIELAGYILSDIKNNTVDKNIDNIVKSINTISGKLKIHLLSEDECLYPNLLSSSDAALNMFGKKYYEEMSEVTKGYDEYKAKYNTSSKIKKNIGDFKEDTERIFSALSNRVEREETELYPLLG, from the coding sequence ATGGACTTAACTAATTTAAAAAGACAGCATAATGAGATAATAGAATTAGCAGGTTATATATTGAGTGATATAAAGAATAATACAGTGGATAAAAACATTGATAATATTGTTAAGAGTATAAATACCATATCAGGCAAGTTAAAAATACATTTATTAAGTGAAGATGAGTGCTTATATCCAAACCTTTTAAGCAGCTCAGATGCAGCGCTAAATATGTTCGGAAAGAAATATTACGAAGAGATGAGTGAAGTTACTAAAGGATATGATGAGTATAAAGCAAAGTATAATACATCAAGCAAAATTAAGAAAAATATTGGAGATTTTAAAGAAGATACAGAAAGAATATTTAGCGCTCTTTCAAATAGAGTGGAAAGGGAAGAGACAGAACTTTATCCTCTTCTAGGCTAA
- a CDS encoding DUF1858 domain-containing protein — MKISKEMTIGEVVRNYPESIKILAGFGMGCVGCPSAQAETVEEACQVHGINVDEIIKALNESVK; from the coding sequence ATGAAAATATCTAAAGAAATGACCATCGGTGAAGTTGTTAGAAATTATCCTGAAAGCATTAAAATTCTGGCTGGTTTTGGTATGGGCTGCGTAGGATGCCCATCAGCTCAGGCTGAAACCGTAGAAGAAGCATGTCAAGTTCATGGAATAAATGTTGATGAAATTATAAAGGCATTGAATGAATCTGTAAAATAA
- a CDS encoding hemerythrin domain-containing protein — MDGIALMVNEHKNIKRMLEVIRKACLGIMNGNEIDYADFEAMIDFVRNYADKHHHGKEEKILFNRMVDEIGSVAEKLIKYGMLVEHDLGRLYMTELEEALIKFKAGDAEAKLDVIANAVSYTHLLSRHIDKEDNVAYTFAKRELSEETLNTVNSECDKYEEDMSKIGFQNKYIEMLEQLEKKYK, encoded by the coding sequence ATGGATGGAATTGCTTTAATGGTTAATGAGCATAAAAACATTAAAAGGATGTTAGAGGTCATAAGAAAAGCCTGCTTAGGCATTATGAATGGAAATGAAATTGACTATGCAGACTTTGAAGCTATGATTGACTTTGTGAGAAACTATGCTGATAAGCATCATCATGGAAAAGAAGAAAAAATTTTGTTTAATAGAATGGTAGATGAAATTGGAAGTGTAGCTGAAAAACTAATTAAGTATGGAATGCTTGTAGAGCATGACCTTGGAAGACTATATATGACTGAGCTTGAAGAAGCTTTGATCAAATTTAAAGCAGGTGATGCTGAAGCAAAACTTGATGTAATTGCAAACGCTGTTTCATATACTCATTTATTATCCAGACACATAGATAAAGAAGACAATGTTGCCTATACTTTCGCTAAAAGAGAATTAAGTGAAGAAACATTAAATACTGTTAATAGTGAGTGTGATAAGTATGAAGAAGATATGAGCAAGATTGGATTCCAAAATAAGTATATTGAAATGTTAGAGCAGCTTGAGAAGAAATATAAGTAG
- a CDS encoding carbohydrate-binding protein, with product MFLKKGLKKSLCFVLSGIMALSIVAAASSPVSAAGEKIYRPLPNEYKNISSKQGTIERLSYKWGNDTKYFNVYLPYGYNQADTSTKYNVVYLMHGGGEDENLLFGGPGQNKELKVIIDNMIAKGDIKPAIFVTPSFYKGNNDVAGFPQELSTTLIPLVETKYNTYLKSTSAADMKASRDHRAFGGFSMGSVCTWYTYINCLDYIKYFIPLSGDCWAIGGGNNKAAETAAYLANVAKKAGYKAPHDFKLFCASGSEDIAYPNMVPQINELKKLTDTFIYSNDPIQGNFYFMVANGGTHWWGYINQYIYNILPDLFQDNTPPEPVEPVSAFNKIEAEDYISQYGVEIEDNISDTGKNIGFIQNGDYTVYKVDFGDGATGFQASAGSESNGGNIEIRLDSLTGTLVGTCAVSNTGGWKIFKDVSCDISNVTGIHDVYLKFTGESNYLMNLDWFKFVKSATPVGKIGDINSDGSIDSLDLMLIKKHLLGVEEIENTALADLDGNGEVDALDFAVMKKYLLGIISSF from the coding sequence ATGTTTTTGAAAAAAGGTTTAAAAAAGAGCTTGTGTTTTGTTCTTTCGGGTATCATGGCTCTCAGCATCGTAGCTGCTGCAAGCAGTCCAGTATCTGCTGCTGGTGAGAAGATTTACAGGCCACTTCCCAATGAGTACAAAAATATCAGTTCAAAGCAAGGTACTATCGAAAGGTTAAGTTACAAATGGGGTAACGATACCAAGTATTTTAACGTCTATCTGCCTTACGGATATAACCAGGCTGATACTTCTACGAAGTATAACGTTGTATATCTGATGCACGGCGGCGGAGAAGATGAAAATCTATTATTTGGCGGACCAGGTCAGAACAAGGAATTAAAAGTAATCATTGATAATATGATTGCAAAGGGAGATATTAAACCAGCTATATTTGTTACTCCATCATTCTACAAAGGTAATAATGATGTTGCAGGTTTCCCTCAAGAATTAAGCACTACTCTTATTCCGCTTGTTGAAACAAAATATAATACATATTTAAAATCAACCAGTGCTGCGGATATGAAAGCTTCCAGAGATCACAGGGCATTTGGTGGATTCTCAATGGGTTCAGTATGTACCTGGTATACATATATTAACTGCCTTGACTATATTAAATATTTTATACCTCTAAGCGGTGACTGTTGGGCAATAGGTGGAGGTAATAATAAAGCCGCGGAAACAGCAGCTTATCTGGCAAATGTTGCAAAGAAAGCCGGTTATAAAGCACCACATGACTTCAAGTTGTTCTGTGCTTCAGGAAGTGAAGATATTGCATATCCTAATATGGTACCTCAAATTAATGAATTAAAAAAATTAACAGATACTTTCATATATTCAAATGATCCTATACAAGGAAACTTCTATTTTATGGTGGCTAATGGTGGTACACATTGGTGGGGTTATATTAATCAGTATATTTATAACATATTGCCAGATTTGTTCCAAGATAATACTCCTCCAGAACCTGTAGAACCAGTAAGTGCTTTCAATAAAATTGAAGCAGAAGATTATATAAGCCAATATGGGGTTGAGATTGAAGACAATATATCTGATACTGGTAAAAACATTGGATTTATCCAAAATGGAGACTACACTGTTTACAAAGTTGATTTTGGCGACGGTGCTACTGGATTCCAAGCTAGTGCAGGAAGTGAATCAAACGGTGGAAACATAGAGATTCGTTTGGATAGTCTAACAGGTACATTAGTTGGAACATGTGCTGTGTCTAACACAGGCGGATGGAAGATATTTAAAGATGTATCTTGCGATATTAGTAATGTTACTGGAATACATGATGTATACCTCAAATTTACTGGCGAAAGTAATTATTTAATGAACTTAGACTGGTTCAAATTTGTCAAATCAGCAACTCCAGTTGGTAAAATAGGTGATATTAACTCTGATGGTTCAATAGATTCATTAGATTTAATGCTAATAAAGAAACATCTATTGGGTGTAGAAGAAATTGAAAACACTGCATTAGCTGATTTAGATGGAAATGGCGAAGTTGATGCTCTTGACTTTGCAGTGATGAAAAAGTATCTGCTTGGTATCATATCATCATTCTAA
- a CDS encoding aminoacyl-histidine dipeptidase: MAEILKDLQPVEVFKYFEKLSQIPRGSGNEKEVSDYLVSFAKEHHLEYVQDSALNVVIRKKATPGFENSPSVVLQGHMDMVCEKNKDVDHDFTKDPLKLRIIDDMIYATDTTLGADNGIAVAMGLAILASNQYQHPAIELLVTTAEETGMDGAMALDPEDVKGRILINIDSEEEGTLLVSCAGGLTARTKIPAVWEDLDENRIPYMIKIRGLRGGHSGMEIDKERGNSNKLMGRILMSILSEIDLRLISIDGGSKNNAIPREADAIILVKADDKTLVEKKLLEIEKIFKTEMRVSDPDVRVEFEILTNSPTKMLSKTSTNNVINYLYLLINGVTSMSMEIKGLVESSLNLGVVTTNEDSIVFISSIRSSVKSLKNELTNRLIVTAKLNGGSVVTESDYPEWSYNPDSKIRTIFEEVYEKMYKTKPHIAAIHAGLECGLFAEKFEQLDAISFGPNLYDVHTPNEHMSISSVQRVWEYLLEVLKNIK; this comes from the coding sequence ATGGCAGAAATACTTAAGGATCTTCAACCAGTTGAGGTATTTAAATACTTTGAAAAATTATCGCAGATTCCTAGGGGATCAGGAAATGAAAAGGAAGTAAGCGATTATTTGGTGTCTTTCGCAAAAGAGCATCATCTAGAATATGTGCAGGACTCTGCATTAAATGTTGTTATAAGAAAGAAGGCAACACCAGGATTTGAGAACAGTCCATCTGTTGTTTTGCAGGGGCATATGGATATGGTATGTGAAAAAAATAAAGATGTAGACCATGATTTTACTAAGGATCCACTTAAGCTAAGAATAATTGATGATATGATTTATGCAACTGATACAACCTTAGGGGCAGATAACGGAATTGCAGTTGCCATGGGATTAGCCATTTTGGCTTCTAACCAATATCAGCATCCAGCTATAGAATTGCTTGTTACAACTGCAGAGGAAACTGGAATGGATGGGGCAATGGCACTAGACCCTGAAGATGTAAAAGGAAGAATATTAATTAACATTGATTCTGAGGAAGAGGGAACACTATTGGTGAGTTGTGCAGGCGGGCTTACAGCTAGAACCAAAATACCTGCTGTATGGGAAGATTTAGATGAAAACCGTATTCCATATATGATTAAAATTAGGGGCCTAAGGGGTGGACACTCTGGAATGGAGATAGATAAGGAAAGAGGAAACTCCAATAAATTAATGGGTCGTATACTTATGTCTATTTTGTCAGAAATAGACTTAAGACTTATTTCAATAGATGGTGGTTCAAAGAATAATGCAATTCCTAGAGAAGCAGATGCTATTATTTTAGTTAAAGCTGATGATAAGACATTAGTTGAGAAAAAATTATTGGAAATTGAAAAGATATTTAAAACTGAAATGAGGGTATCAGACCCTGATGTAAGAGTGGAATTTGAAATCTTAACTAACAGTCCAACAAAAATGCTTTCCAAAACATCAACTAATAATGTTATTAACTACTTGTACTTACTTATAAATGGTGTTACTTCTATGAGTATGGAAATTAAGGGTTTAGTAGAAAGTTCCTTGAACCTTGGAGTAGTTACCACTAATGAAGATTCGATAGTGTTTATTAGTTCAATAAGAAGTTCTGTTAAAAGCTTAAAAAATGAATTAACTAATAGACTTATTGTAACTGCTAAACTAAATGGTGGAAGTGTTGTTACAGAATCAGATTACCCCGAATGGTCATATAATCCTGATTCAAAAATTAGAACAATTTTTGAAGAAGTATATGAAAAAATGTACAAAACAAAGCCGCATATAGCTGCAATACATGCTGGGTTGGAGTGCGGCCTGTTTGCTGAAAAATTTGAACAATTAGATGCTATTTCTTTTGGGCCTAATTTATATGATGTGCATACGCCAAATGAACATATGAGTATTTCATCCGTTCAAAGAGTGTGGGAATATTTATTGGAGGTATTAAAAAATATAAAATAA